The Streptomyces uncialis genomic interval GCAGGTTCTGGCTGGACGGCGCCGACCCCGTCCGGCCCGCCGGGGCCACGGAGCACCCGCTGCTCGACACCGTCGTCGAGCTGGCGGGCGAGGACGGGTTCCTGCTCTGCGGGCGGCTCTCGCGCACCGCCGCGCCCTGGCTCGCCGACCACACCGTGGGCGACGCCGTGCTGCTGCCGGGGACCGCGTTCGTGGAACTCGCCCTGGAGGCGGCGGCCGTGTCCGGCGCCGGACCGGTCGCCGAACTGACCCTGGAGGCACCGCTGCCGCTGCCGGAGCACGGCACGGTGGAGATCCAGGTCACCGTCGGCGGCGCCGATGACGACGGGCGGCGCGCGCTCGCCGTCCACGCCCGCCCCGCCGACGAACCCGGGACGGGCTGGAGCCGTCACGCGAGCGGCACGCTGGCCCCCGCCGGCGGCGACACGCGGACCCCTCCGCTCACCGAGTGGCCGCCCCCGGGCGCCACCCCGGTCGATCTGACTGGCGCCTACGAACGGCTCACCGACGCGTCCTACACCTACGGTCCCGCCTTCCGGGGGCTCACCGCGGCCTGGCGTGACGGTGCCGGGCTGTACGCCGAGGTCCGGCTGCCCGAGGAGACGGAGGCCGGCGCGGCGGACTTCACGCTGCACCCGGCGCTGCTCGACGCGGCCCTGCACCTCCTGGTGCTCGACGCCGCCGACAGCCCCGACGACACCGGGCTGCTGCTGCCCTTCTCCTGGTCGGGCGTGCGCACGGCGACCCGCGGGGCCGCCCTGCTGCGCGTACGGCTGACCCCGTCGGCCGGTGGCGGGCACGCGCTGGCCCTGCACGACGAGGAAGGGCGATGGTGCGGCGGGGTCGACGAACTGACCCTGCGCCGGGTGCCGAAGGACAGTGTGCTGCCCGCGCCCCAGGGCGGCCCGTACCGGATCGACTGGGTCGCCAGGCAGTTCACCGTGCCCTCGCGCGACGACCTCGCCGCACGCCGGTGGGCCGTCGTCGGGACCGACCCGCGCGCCGAGGGGATCTCCCGGGCACTGGGGGACGACGGGATCAGCGCGCCGCTCCACTACGAACTCTCCTCGGCGGCCGAACCGTCGGCGGGCCCCGCGCCGTCCGTCGTCGTCGTGCCGTACCTCCCGGACCCCGACGACGCGGCCGAGGACCCGGCGTACGCGGTGGGGCGGACGCTCTACGACATCGTGGACGCGATGCAGCAGTGGCTGGGCGACGAAAGGTTCGCCGAGTCCCGGCTGGTCCTCGCCGCCTCCCGCACGGCACTGGCCGACGCCCCGGTATGGGGCCTGGTCAGATCGGCGCAGACCGAGCACCCGGGCCGCTTCGTCCTCGCCGATGTCGGAGCGGACCGCCCGGGGCAATGGGCGCTGCTGGCCGCCGCGCTCGACGCGGACGAACCCCAGATCGCCGTACAGGACGGACAGATCCTGGTGCCCCGGGTAGCCCGTACGCCCGGCGCGGCCCCCGACGAAGGCGGGCCGGGCGACGTACCCGACTCCGGCCTGGCGGACGGCACCGTGCTCGTCACGGGCGGTACGAGCGGCCTCGGCGCGCTCACCGCGGCCCGGCTCGTGAGCCACCACGGGGTGCGCCATCTGCTGCTGACGTCCCGCAGGGGAACGGCGGCGCCCGGCACCGGGGAACTCGCCGCCGCCCTGATGGAGCTCGGCGCCACGGTCAGGATCGAGTCGTGCGACGTCACCGACCGCCCGGCCGTGACGAAGCTGCTCGCGTCGCTGCCCGCGGACCGGCCGCTCGTCGGGGTGGTCCACGCCGCGGGCGTGCTGGACGACACCACCCTCCAAGGACTCTCCCCCGAACGGCTCGACCCGGTGCTGGCGCCCAAGACGGAGGCGGGCTGGCTGCTCCACGAGCTCACCAGCACCCTGCCGCTGCGCCTGTTCGTGCTGTTCTCCTCGGTCGCCGGGGTGGTCGGCAACGCGGGACAGGCCAACTACGCCGCGGCGAACGCCTTCCTGGACGCCCTGGCCGCACACCGCCGCGGCCTCGGACTGCCCGGCGTCTCGGTCGCCTGGGGCCCCTGGTCGGACACCGGGATGGCCGCCGGACTCACGGCGGCCGACATCTCCCGGCTGACGGCGGGCGGCGTCGGGATGCTGAGCCGCGAACAGGGCCTGGACCTCCTGGACACGGCCTTGCGCGGGGCCCCTGACGCGCTGCTGGTCGCCTCCCGCTGGGAGACGGCCGCGCTGCGCGCACGGGCCGCCGCGGGCGACGACGCGATCCCCGCGGTCCTGCGCGACCTGGTCCCCGCCGCGCGCCGCGCGAGGACCGCCGCTCCCGGCGGCGCCGTTCGGACGGGCACCCCCCGGACGGACGGCGCGCCCCCGGCCGGTGGCGCCCTGGCGGCCAGGCTGGCGGGGCTCGACAGGGCGGCGGCCCGCACCGTGGTCCTCGACCTCGTACGCGGCCAGGTCGCGGTCGCGCTCGGGCACGACTCCGCCGCCGACATCGGACTGGAACGCCCCTTCAGCGATCTGGGCGTCGACTCGCTGACCTCCGTCGAACTGCGCAACCGGCTCCGCACCGCCACCGGACTGCCGCTCCCGGCGACGCTCGTCTTCAGCATCCCCACCGTGTCGGAGCTCGCCGACTACCTGCTCGGCGAACTGGCCCCCGCGCCACCGGCGGCCGACGAACTGCTCCGGGAAGCGCTCGATGCCGTCACCGTGCGGCTCGACGCCTCCGACGAAGCGTCCGGCGAGCGCGCCAGGGTCACGGCGGCTCTCGAAGCGGCCCTCCGGCGACTCACCGCGCCCCCCGGCGAGGACGACTCCCTGCCGCAGCTCGACGCCGCCTCGGACGAAGAGCTCTTCCGATTCATCGACAACCGACTCTGACGCGAGGGATGCAGCGATGGCCGGCGAAGACAGACTGCGTGACTATCTCAAGCGGGCGACCCTGGACCTCGCCGACACCCGCCGCCGCCTGGCGGAGAACGACGCCCGCAAGCACGAACCCATCGCCGTCATCGGCATGGCCTGCCGCTACCCCGGCGGGGTGAACGGCCCCCAGGACCTCTGGGACCTTGTCGAGGACGGGCGGGAGGGCGTGGGCGCCTTCCCCACCGACCGGGGCTGGGACCTGGAGAAGCTGTACGACCCCGACCCCGAGAAGCCGGGCACCACCTACACCCGGCGCGGTGGGTTCCTGCACGACGCCGGCGAGTTCGACGCCCCCTTCTTCCAGATGAGCCCGCGCAACGCCCTCGCGACCGACCCCCACCACCGGCTGCTCCTGGAGATCAGCTGGGAGGCGTTCGAGAGCGCCGGCATCGATCCCGCGTCGGCGCGCGGCAGCAGAACCGGCGTCTACACCGGGATGATGTACGACTACTACTCGACGCAGTTCCTCGGGCGGATGCCCGACGACATGGACGGCACCCTGCTGATCTCCAGTGCCCCCAGCGTCCTGTCGGGCCGGGTCGCGTACACCTTCGGCCTGGAAGGGCCCGCGGTCACCCTCGACACCGCGTGCTCGTCGTCCCTGGTCGCCATCAACCTCGCCGTGCAGGCGCTGCGTGGCGGTGAGTGCGCCACGGCCCTCGCGGGCGGCATCACGGTGATGGCGACCCCCGACTCGTTCGTGGCGTTCTCCCGGCAGCGCGCGCTCGCCCCCGACGGCGTCTGCAAGTCGTTCTCCACCGACGCCGACGGCGCCGTATGGGCCGAGGGCGCGGGCGTGCTGCTCCTGGAACGGCTCTCCGACGCGCGGCGCAACGGACACCGGGTGCACGGCGTCATCAAGGGGATCGCCGTCAACCAGGACGGCGCGAGCAACGGCATGACCGCGCCCAACGGCCCCTCCCAGGAACGGGTCATCCTCCAGAGCCTCGCCGACGCGCGGCTGGAGACCCAGGACGTCGACGTGGTGGAGGCCCACGGCACGGGCACACCCCTCGGCGACCCGATCGAGGCGCACGCCATCCTCGCGACCTACGGCCGCGACCGGCCCGCCGACCGGCCGCTGCGCCTCGGCTCCGCGAAGTCGAACATCGGGCACACCCAGGCGGCGGCGGGCGTCGCGGGCATCATCAAGATGCTCATGGCGATGCGGCACGGCGTGATGCCGCGCACCCTGCACGTCTCCGAACCCTCCCACCATGTGGACTGGGCGTCCGGCGCGGTGGAACTCCTCACCGAAGCGCGCCCCTGGGAGCGCCGCGGCGACGAACCCCGCCGGGCCGCCGTGTCGTCGTTCGGGATCAGCGGCACCAACGCGCATGTCGTCCTCGAAGAGCCCGCGGACACCCCGCCCGACCCCGCCGGGACGGCGCCCCGACCGGACACCACGACCGCGTGGGCGATCAGCGGGCGGACCGCGGCGTCCCTGCGCGAACAGGTGCGGCGGCTGTACGACCGGGTCGCCGCCGACGGGACGGTCCACCCCGTGGACGTGGCCCACTCGCTCACCACCAGCCGCGCCCGCTTCGACCACCGCGCCGTCGTGTGGGGGACCACCCGCGCGGAACTGCTGGACGCCCTCGCGGGCCACCTCGACGACCGCCCCGGCACCCCCGTCGCCGTCGGTACCGCACGCGGCGGGCCGCGCACGGCCTTCCTCTTCACCGGACAGGGCGGCCAGCGCCCCGGTATGGGACGCGACCTGTACCGCGCCTTCCCGGTCTTCGCCGCCGCCCTCGACGAGGTGTGCGCCGCGCTCGACCCGCATCTCGACCGCCCGCTGCGCGAGGTGATGTGGGCCGCCGAGGGCAGCGCGGACGCCGAACTGCTCGACCGGACCTACTACACCCAGCCGGCCCTGTTCGCCTACCAGGTGGCGCTCTTCCGTCTCCTCACCTCCTTCGGTGTGACCCCGGACCGGGTGGCGGGCCACTCCGTCGGCGAGATCGCCGCCGCGCACCTCGCCGGGGTGTGGGACCTGGCCGACGCCGCCAGACTGATCACCGCGCGCAGCGCGCTGATGCAGGCCCTGCCCGCGCGCGGAGCGATGGTCGCCGTGGCCGCGTCCTACGACGAGGTGCTCCCCGAACTCGACGGCATCGGCCATCTGGTGGACGTGGCGGCCGTCAACGGCCCCGCCGGTGTGGTGCTCTCGGGCGACGAGGACACCTGCCTCGCCGTGGCCGGGCGATGGCGCGAGCGCGGCAGGCGCACCCGCCGCCTCGATGTCAGCCACGCCTTCCACTCGCCGCTGATGGAGCCGATGCTCGACGGGTTCGCCGCCGGGCTGACGGCCCTCACCTTCCACGAACCCCGACTGGACCACGAGACGAACCTGGGCCCCGACCGGTCATGGTCCGACCCCGCCTACTGGACGGACCAGATCAGGAACACCGTCCGGTTCGGCCCGATGATCGACCGCCTGGCGAACGCGGACACCGGCACCTACCTCGAACTCGGCCCGCGCCCCGTGCTGTCGGGGATGGTCCGCGAATGCCTGCCCGACACGACGGCGACCGTGGCGGCCACCTACCGCAAGGGGTACGGGGAGCCCGAGGCGCTGCTCGCCTGCCTGGCCGAGGCGTTCGTGACCGGCAGCGATGTCGACTGGACCGCGGCGGCGCCCGGCGGAAGGGCCGTCGACCTGCCGACGTACGCCTTCGACCGTGAGCGCTACTGGCTGATCGCCCCGCCCGCGCGGGGCGGGATCACCGCCGCGGGACTGCGGGAATCCACCCACCCGCTGCTCGCCGCCGCGGTCGATGTCGCCGCCGACGGCGGGGTGGTGGCGACCGGACGGCTGGCGCTCGCCGATCTGCCGTGGCTCGCCGACCATGTGATCGGCGGTGTCGTGGTGGTACCGGGAGCCGCCCTGCTCGACCTGGTGCTGGAGGCCGGCGGCCAGGCCGGGTTCGACCGGGTGGACGAGCTGACCTTCGAGGCACCGCTGACCCTGCCGGCCGAGGGCGCCCTGTCGCTCCAGGTCGCGGTGGACGGCGCCGACCGTTCGGTGCGGGTGTACTCCCGCGCCGACGGCGACGACACCTGGACGACCCACGCCTCCGGCTCCCTCTCGGCGGCCCCGTCCGCCGCCGCCCCGGTCCCCTGGGCGAAGGCATGGCCGCCCGCCGACGCGGTGCCCGTCACCTTCGACGGCGCCTACGACCGGCTCGCCGAGCTGGGCTACGCGTACGGACCCGCGTTCCGCGGTGTCACCGCCGCCTGGCGCAAGGGCGACGCACTGTACGCCGAGGTCGAGGTGGTGGCCGACGCGCGGAACGAGGGGTTCGGCCTCCATCCGGCGCTCCTCGACGCGGCGTTCCACCCGTACCTCTTCGAGGGCGACGGCACGGAACTGCGGCTGCCGTTCGTCTTCGGCGGGGTGCGGCTCGCCACCCGGGGCGCCTCGGCGCTGCGGGTGCGGCTGACCCCGGCGGGACCCGACGGGCTCACCGTCGAGGCCGCCGACGTGTCGGGCACCGAGGTGCTCACCATCGGTGAACTGCGGGTGCGCCCCGTGTCGGTCGCCTCGCTCGTCGCCTCGATGGGCGGCGCCGCGGGCCCCGCCGGATTCCATGGACTCGACTGGACCCCCTTCCCCCTCGCCACCCCCGACGGCACGGCCCGCTGGGCGGTGGTCGGGGAGCCCGTACCGGGACTGCCCGGCTACGCGACCTTCGAGGAGCTGGCCGCCGCCGTGGACGCGGGGACCTGCGCCCGGCCCGCGTTCGTGGCCGTCCCCTGCGCGGACGCGGACGCCGACGCCGATGTGCCCGCCGCCGTGCGCGCGGTCACCGGCCACGCGCTGGACATCATGCAGCGCCATCTCGCCGACGACCGGCTCGCGGACTGCCGGGTCGTGTTCCTGGCCGGCCACCGCTCCCTGACCGCCGGAGCGGTCTGGGGCCTGGTGCGGGCCGCCGCGATCGAGCACCCCGGCCGGTTCGCGCTGGCCGACGCGAGGGCGGACTCCGCCACCGACCGCTCCCTGCTGGCCGCCGCGATGGCCGCGGGGGAGTGGCAGTGCCTGGTCGAGGACGGCGCCCTGCGCGTACCGCGCGTCGCACGCCGCTCCCCGGCCCCCGATCCGGCGCCGGACCTCGGCGCGGGCACGGTGCTCGTGACCGGCGGCACGGGCGGGCTCGGAGCGCTCGTCGCGACCCGCCTGGTCGAGCGGTCGGGGGTCCGCGAACTGCTGCTGACCTCACGCCGGGGCATCGAGGCGGACGGCGCGCGCGAGCTCGTCCGGAGCCTGGAGGAGCTCGGCGCCTCGGTCCGGGTCGCGGCCTGCGATGTGTCCGAGCGCGGCCCGCTCACCGCACTGCTGGCGTCCCTGCCCGGGGACAAGCCGCTCACCGCGGTCGTCCACGCGGCCGGTGTGCTCGACGACACCATGCTGGAGAAGCTGACATCCGAGCGGATCGACACGGTCTTCCGCCCGAAGGTCGACGCGGCCTGGCTGCTCCACGAACTGACGGCCGGAATGCCCGTACGGAGCTTCCTGCTGTTCTCGTCCATCGCGGGCGTCCTCGGCAACGCGGGACAGGGCAACTACGCGGCGGCCAACGGGTTCCTGGAAGCACTCGCCGCCCACCGGCGGGCCGCCGGACTGCCCGCGCTCTCCGTCGCCTGGGGGCTGTGGGCCACCCCCTCCGGGATGGGCGCCGGGCTCACCGCCGCCGACGAGGTCCGCCTCGCCCGCTCCGGGGTGACGGCGCTGACCGCCGAACAGGGCCTCGAACTCTTCGACGCCGCCGTCCGCGAGACCGGGGGCGACCCCCTGGTGGTGGCCGCCCGCTGGGACCGCACGGCGCTGCGCGCCCACGCGGAGGACGGCGGCGAGGTGCCCGTGGTCCTGCGCGGCCTGGTCCGGGTCGCGCGCAAGACGGACAGCACGGCCGCGCCCGTGTCCGCCGGTCTCGCCGAACGCCTCGACGGGCTCTCCAGGGAGGAGGCCCGCCCGGTGACCGTCGACTACGTCCGGGCACAGGTGGCCCGGGTGCTCGCGCACGGGTCCGCCTCGGACATCGACGTGGACCGGACGTTCAGCGAGCTGGGCTTCGACTCCCTCACCGGGGTGGAGCTGCGGAACAGGCTCAACGCCGAGAGCGGTCTCCAGCTCCCCGCCACGCTGGTCTTCGACCATCCCACGGTCGCCCAGCTCGCGGACCGGCTCGTCGCCGAACTCGCCTCGTCGGCCCCGTCCGTGACCGACCTGCTCCGCGAGGCGCTCGACCGGATCGTCCCCCGGCTCGCGGACGCGGACGCCGACGAGCGGGCACGGGTGGCGGCGGCACTCCAGGCAGCCCTCGACGGCATGGGCACCGCCGCCCGCGCCGACGCGGTACAACTCGACGCCGCGACCGACGAGGAGATCTTCGCCTTCATCGACAAGCAGCTCTGACCCGCGGCTTCCCACGCACACGAATACATAGGGGTTCACACATGGTCGGCGAGGACAAGCTCCGCGAGTACCTGAAGCGGGTGACGGTCGAACTGACGGACACCCGCCGTCGGCTCGCGGAGGCCGAGGCACGCAGGGACGAGCCCATCGCGGTCATCGGCATGGCCTGCCGGTTCCCCGGCGCCGACAGCGTCGACGCCTACTGGGACCTGCTGCGCACCGGCCGCAGCGCGGTGGTCGACGAGGTGCCCGACGGGCGCTTCGACCTCGACCCGTGGACCGAACACGGGGTGTACACCCGCCGGGGCGCCTTCCTGTCCGACATCACCGGATGGGACGCCCGGTTCTTCGGGTTCCCCCCGCGCGAGGCACTGCGCATGGACCCCCAGCAACGGCTCCTGATGGAGCTGGCCTGGGAGGCCATGGAGGACGCCGGCACACCCGCGCCGGAACTCGCGGGCAGCCGCACGGGCGTGCTCGTCGGCTTCTCCGACACCCTCCAGTACGGGCGCCTCGAAGCGGACCGGCAGGGCCCCGGCGTCTACAGCGACCCGTACATGGGCCAGGGCACCTCCGCGAGCGTCGTGGCGGGGCGGCTCGCCCACCGCTTCGATCTGCGCGGCCCCGCGCTCGCCCTGGACACCGCCTGCTCGTCCTCGCTGGTCGCCGTGCATCTGGCGGGCGAGGCACTGCGGCGCGGCGAGTGCGATCTCGCGCTGGCGGGCGGCGGATTCCTCGCCATGCAGCCCGACCTGTACGTGCACGGCTGCGCCACCTCCATGCTGTCGCGCACGGGACTCTGCAAGACGTTCGACGCGAGCGCCGACGGCTATGTGCTCGGCGAGGGCGGCGGACTCGTCGTCCTCGCCCGGCTGTCCGACGCGATCAAGGCGGGACACCGTGTCCGCGCGGTGCTCCGCGGCTCCGCCGTCAACCAGGACGGCCGCAGCAACGGTCTCACCGCGCCGAACCGCGCGGCCCAGGTCGATGTGATCCGCCGCGCCCTCTCGGCCGCGCGGACCTCGCCCGACCAGGTCGCCTATGTCGAGGCGCACGGATCGGGCACCCCGCTCGGCGACGGGATCGAACTCGGCGCGTTGCAGGACGTGTTCGCCGCCGGGGAGCGCGAACAGGCCCTGCACGTCGGCGCGGTGAAGACCAACATCGGTCACACCCAGGCCGCGGCGGGCGTGGCCGGGCTGATCAAGGCCGTGCTCGTGCTCGAACGGGGCGTCGTCCCGCCGAACCTGAACATGACGGTCCCCGCCGAGGCCGTCCTCGCCTGCGACACGGTCCGCCCCGCGGCCGGAGTGACCCCGCTGCCCGACGGCGACGAACCGCGGATCGCCGGGGTCAGCTCCTTCGGCTGGTCGGGCACCAACGCGCATGTGGTGCTCGAAGCGGCTCCCGCGCCGGAACCGGCCGCCCCGCCCCGGGACGGCGCCCGCGCGAGGGCGCACCTGCTGCCGGTGTCGGCGGCGGACGGCGCCGCGCTCGGCGCGCAGCTCACGCGGATGGCCGCGGGCGCGGAAGGCGTCCGTGTCGCCGATGTGGCGTTCACCCTCCAGACGGGCCGCGCGGCACACGAGTACCGCCGCGCCGTGGTCGCCACCAGCACCACCGACGCGGTCGCCCGCCTCGCGGCGGCGGCCGAGGCGCCCGGGGTACGCGGCGCCAGGAAGCGGCCCACCGTGGCCTTCCTGCTCCCCGACGACGGTGACACCGGCCGGACCCGGGACGCCGGACGCGAACTGTACGAGAGCGAACCGGAGTTCGCCGCCGCGGTGGACCGGTGCGTGGCGCTCGTGGCCGAGATGTGCGGCGCCGCCCTGCGGCCCGCCCTGTTCGGCGGCGGCGTCACGGACGGCACCGACGAGGGTACGGGGAACAGCGCGCCGGACGGCGCCGGGGACCTCGTCCCGCTCGCGCTGTTCACCACCCAGTACGCGCTCGCCCGGCTGCTCGCGCACCAGGGCGTCACCCCGGACGTGCTCGTCGGCCACGGCACCGGCGAGTACGCCGCCGCCTGCCTGGCCGGACTGCTCACCCTCGACGGCGCGCTGCGGCTGGTGGCCGCGCGGTCCGGTCTCCTCGACGGCGCGGCCACCCCGTCCCCGGACGGGGCGACCCCCGCCCCGCAGGCGCGCGAGACCCCGGGCCCCACCGTCGTCTCGGCCGCCACCGGCGCCGTCCTGACGAGCGCCCCCACGGCCGACCCGTCGCACCGGCCGGAACCCGGCGACGGCCCGGACCGGTTCGCCGCCGTGGCGCGGACCTGCGCGGAGCACGGGGTGGACATCTGCGTCGAGCTGGGCACCGGCCCGCTCGGCGACGCGGTACGGCGGACCTCCGGAGCCGACCCGGCACCCGTCGTCCTGTCCGCACCCGCCGACGGTGACGGCGACGGACGGGCCCGGGTGCTGGAGACCGCGGGGCGGCTCTGGGAACTCGGCCTCCCCCTGGACTGGACGGCCCTGCGGCAGGGCGAGGGGACACTGACCGGGCTGCCCGCGTACCCGTACCAGCGGGAGCGCTTCTGGATCGACCCGCCCGCCACGTCCGAGCCCGTGACGCCTCCGGCGGCGGACCGCACGGCCGATACGTCCGTACGACTGCTCACCCAGCGGTGGACACCGGCGGAGCCCGTGTCCGGCCCTGGCGGCACGGGGCGGTTCGTCCTGGTCGCCGACGCCACCGGGAC includes:
- a CDS encoding type I polyketide synthase; translation: MRDYLKRATLDLADTRRRLAENDARKHEPIAVIGMACRYPGGVNGPQDLWDLVEDGREGVGAFPTDRGWDLEKLYDPDPEKPGTTYTRRGGFLHDAGEFDAPFFQMSPRNALATDPHHRLLLEISWEAFESAGIDPASARGSRTGVYTGMMYDYYSTQFLGRMPDDMDGTLLISSAPSVLSGRVAYTFGLEGPAVTLDTACSSSLVAINLAVQALRGGECATALAGGITVMATPDSFVAFSRQRALAPDGVCKSFSTDADGAVWAEGAGVLLLERLSDARRNGHRVHGVIKGIAVNQDGASNGMTAPNGPSQERVILQSLADARLETQDVDVVEAHGTGTPLGDPIEAHAILATYGRDRPADRPLRLGSAKSNIGHTQAAAGVAGIIKMLMAMRHGVMPRTLHVSEPSHHVDWASGAVELLTEARPWERRGDEPRRAAVSSFGISGTNAHVVLEEPADTPPDPAGTAPRPDTTTAWAISGRTAASLREQVRRLYDRVAADGTVHPVDVAHSLTTSRARFDHRAVVWGTTRAELLDALAGHLDDRPGTPVAVGTARGGPRTAFLFTGQGGQRPGMGRDLYRAFPVFAAALDEVCAALDPHLDRPLREVMWAAEGSADAELLDRTYYTQPALFAYQVALFRLLTSFGVTPDRVAGHSVGEIAAAHLAGVWDLADAARLITARSALMQALPARGAMVAVAASYDEVLPELDGIGHLVDVAAVNGPAGVVLSGDEDTCLAVAGRWRERGRRTRRLDVSHAFHSPLMEPMLDGFAAGLTALTFHEPRLDHETNLGPDRSWSDPAYWTDQIRNTVRFGPMIDRLANADTGTYLELGPRPVLSGMVRECLPDTTATVAATYRKGYGEPEALLACLAEAFVTGSDVDWTAAAPGGRAVDLPTYAFDRERYWLIAPPARGGITAAGLRESTHPLLAAAVDVAADGGVVATGRLALADLPWLADHVIGGVVVVPGAALLDLVLEAGGQAGFDRVDELTFEAPLTLPAEGALSLQVAVDGADRSVRVYSRADGDDTWTTHASGSLSAAPSAAAPVPWAKAWPPADAVPVTFDGAYDRLAELGYAYGPAFRGVTAAWRKGDALYAEVEVVADARNEGFGLHPALLDAAFHPYLFEGDGTELRLPFVFGGVRLATRGASALRVRLTPAGPDGLTVEAADVSGTEVLTIGELRVRPVSVASLVASMGGAAGPAGFHGLDWTPFPLATPDGTARWAVVGEPVPGLPGYATFEELAAAVDAGTCARPAFVAVPCADADADADVPAAVRAVTGHALDIMQRHLADDRLADCRVVFLAGHRSLTAGAVWGLVRAAAIEHPGRFALADARADSATDRSLLAAAMAAGEWQCLVEDGALRVPRVARRSPAPDPAPDLGAGTVLVTGGTGGLGALVATRLVERSGVRELLLTSRRGIEADGARELVRSLEELGASVRVAACDVSERGPLTALLASLPGDKPLTAVVHAAGVLDDTMLEKLTSERIDTVFRPKVDAAWLLHELTAGMPVRSFLLFSSIAGVLGNAGQGNYAAANGFLEALAAHRRAAGLPALSVAWGLWATPSGMGAGLTAADEVRLARSGVTALTAEQGLELFDAAVRETGGDPLVVAARWDRTALRAHAEDGGEVPVVLRGLVRVARKTDSTAAPVSAGLAERLDGLSREEARPVTVDYVRAQVARVLAHGSASDIDVDRTFSELGFDSLTGVELRNRLNAESGLQLPATLVFDHPTVAQLADRLVAELASSAPSVTDLLREALDRIVPRLADADADERARVAAALQAALDGMGTAARADAVQLDAATDEEIFAFIDKQL